The following are encoded in a window of Chroococcidiopsis sp. TS-821 genomic DNA:
- a CDS encoding Uma2 family endonuclease yields MVQSSPTHSPTYPPTDLLSNEPPLETYRHLRQLIVLLTSLERLWQNRQDFFAGGNLSIYYSIRQLKSEDVRGPDFFVVLNTERKERKSWTVWEEEGKYPNFILEILSESTAKNDRGLKKQLYQDVFRTPNYFWFDPYTLEFAGFKLNYRIYEPLIPNDQGWLWSDELQLYLGIVGEQLRFFTPEGQLVPTPEEAEAEERRRANAAEAKVKLLQQKLRELGIEIEQE; encoded by the coding sequence ATGGTACAAAGCAGTCCAACGCATTCTCCAACCTATCCTCCTACTGATTTACTAAGTAACGAACCGCCGTTGGAAACCTATCGCCATCTTAGACAACTTATCGTACTCCTCACTTCGCTAGAACGCTTGTGGCAAAATCGGCAAGATTTTTTTGCAGGAGGTAACTTAAGCATTTACTACAGCATTCGTCAGCTTAAATCAGAGGATGTAAGAGGACCAGATTTTTTTGTTGTTTTAAACACTGAACGTAAAGAGCGAAAAAGCTGGACAGTGTGGGAAGAGGAAGGAAAGTATCCTAACTTCATTTTGGAGATTCTTTCCGAATCTACTGCTAAAAATGACCGAGGTTTAAAAAAACAGTTGTATCAGGATGTGTTTCGCACGCCGAATTACTTCTGGTTTGACCCTTATACTTTAGAATTTGCGGGTTTCAAACTCAATTACCGTATTTATGAACCACTCATCCCGAACGATCAAGGATGGTTGTGGAGTGATGAATTGCAGTTGTATTTGGGGATTGTCGGCGAACAGTTGCGGTTTTTTACACCAGAAGGTCAATTAGTTCCAACGCCAGAGGAAGCAGAAGCAGAAGAACGAAGACGGGCTAATGCGGCGGAAGCAAAAGTAAAATTACTACAGCAAAAGTTGCGCGAATTGGGAATTGAGATTGAACAAGAGTAA
- a CDS encoding ABC transporter permease → MDLNEFFLIRYAPEILQETGTHLLIVGIAVGVATLIGIPLGILITRQVRWRQPILGIANILQTIPSLALFGFLISVPIIGGIGAQTAIIALTLYSFLPIIRNTYTGITSVDPAIREAGRGMGMTDRQLLFQVEIPLALSFILAGVRVATVIAIGIATIAAAIGAGGLGVFVFRGIAMVNNQLILAGAIPAAILAILADWGIGLIERRLLKKRSQAKAKGF, encoded by the coding sequence ATGGATTTAAACGAATTTTTCTTGATTAGATACGCCCCAGAAATTTTGCAAGAAACTGGGACACATCTATTAATTGTCGGAATTGCAGTTGGCGTTGCAACTCTAATCGGTATTCCTTTAGGAATTCTGATTACGCGTCAAGTACGCTGGCGACAACCGATTCTTGGCATTGCAAATATCTTGCAGACGATTCCGAGTTTGGCACTGTTCGGCTTTTTAATTTCTGTACCCATCATTGGCGGAATTGGAGCGCAAACTGCAATTATTGCCTTAACGTTATACTCTTTTCTCCCGATTATTCGCAATACTTACACAGGAATTACCAGCGTCGATCCCGCAATTCGCGAAGCTGGACGCGGTATGGGAATGACCGATCGACAATTGCTTTTCCAAGTCGAAATTCCTTTAGCCTTAAGTTTTATTTTAGCCGGAGTGCGCGTTGCTACCGTGATTGCGATCGGGATTGCAACAATCGCCGCTGCGATCGGCGCTGGTGGCTTAGGTGTATTTGTGTTTCGCGGTATCGCGATGGTAAACAATCAACTGATTCTCGCTGGCGCGATTCCCGCCGCTATATTAGCAATTCTAGCCGACTGGGGTATCGGTTTAATCGAGCGACGTCTGTTAAAAAAGCGATCGCAAGCTAAAGCTAAGGGTTTTTAA
- a CDS encoding ATP-binding cassette domain-containing protein: MLQEQETVIEFRDVSYSPQHRAIVSNLNFSIRRGEALILLGRSGSGKTTTMKLINRLLTPTQGEVLFDGIPTNQWDEIKLRRKIGYVIQETGLFPHFTVERNVGLIPALEGWKPKQIKTRVFELLNLVGLEPEQFAKRYPHELSGGQRQRVGVARALAADPPVLLMDEPFGALDPITRLEIQSEFRRLQQELGKTVVFVTHDIQEAFVLASRIGLMDTGRLVVLGTPEEFLGSQESEALAFKQCLRGIAIPESFPNFSEGDSNNGKWI; the protein is encoded by the coding sequence ATGTTGCAGGAACAAGAAACGGTTATTGAATTCCGTGATGTCAGTTATAGTCCACAACATCGCGCGATCGTGTCAAATCTCAATTTCTCAATTCGGCGAGGTGAAGCACTGATTTTATTAGGGCGTAGTGGTAGTGGCAAAACAACGACGATGAAGTTGATTAATCGGCTGTTAACGCCGACGCAAGGCGAAGTTCTCTTCGATGGAATTCCCACGAATCAGTGGGATGAAATTAAGCTACGGCGCAAAATTGGTTACGTCATTCAAGAAACGGGCTTGTTTCCGCATTTTACGGTAGAACGCAATGTTGGTTTGATTCCTGCACTAGAAGGCTGGAAACCCAAACAAATCAAAACGCGGGTCTTTGAATTGTTAAACTTAGTCGGTTTAGAACCCGAACAATTTGCCAAACGCTATCCACACGAATTATCTGGCGGACAACGCCAGCGCGTCGGTGTCGCCCGTGCTTTAGCTGCCGATCCTCCAGTACTATTAATGGATGAACCTTTCGGTGCATTAGATCCAATTACTCGCTTGGAAATTCAAAGCGAGTTTCGCCGCTTGCAACAAGAACTGGGGAAAACTGTTGTTTTCGTAACGCACGATATTCAAGAAGCCTTTGTCTTAGCTTCGCGTATTGGTTTAATGGATACGGGGCGGTTAGTCGTCTTGGGTACGCCAGAAGAGTTTTTGGGTTCGCAAGAATCGGAAGCGCTTGCTTTTAAGCAGTGTTTGCGGGGAATTGCCATCCCAGAATCATTTCCAAACTTCTCAGAGGGAGATAGCAATAACGGGAAATGGATTTAA
- a CDS encoding DEAD/DEAH box helicase: protein MVRIPTLSFDRGTLILHPPPKGKAWVDYATWDDRVEKFRIKAIDYRSLVEALQNENVNFIDEAKAFVSLELVSSLAMEPYPHQTEALTAWKHAGRQGVVVLPTAAGKTYLAQLAIASTPRSTLIVVPTLDLMHQWYAQLLAAFPDAEVGLLGGGSRDKSPLLVATYDSAAIHAEALGNRYALLIFDECHHLPTDFNRAIAEYAIAPYRLGLTATPERSDGKHSDLNYLIGNEVYRQTAAELAGKALAKHEVVQIKVQLSQHERDRYNELIRLRNAFLQQANIKLGNLKGWQLFVQASARSTAGRQAMLAHREAKAIALGTDGKLRVLSNLLAQHYPERTLIFTADNATVYRISQEFLIPAITHQTPIKERHDILTRFRAGEYRALVASHVLNEGVDVPAASVAIILSGTGSAREYIQRLGRVLRRGTEGEKLAVLYEVVAEDTSEEGTSVRRRGLENEPQRHRGRRGEEKGGLLAAESSGLYKVDVDNDE, encoded by the coding sequence ATGGTACGTATTCCTACATTGTCTTTCGATCGCGGTACTTTAATTTTGCATCCTCCACCCAAAGGTAAAGCTTGGGTAGATTACGCGACTTGGGATGACAGAGTAGAAAAATTCCGCATCAAAGCGATTGACTATCGTTCGCTGGTGGAAGCCTTACAAAACGAGAACGTTAACTTTATTGATGAAGCGAAAGCGTTTGTTTCGTTGGAACTTGTTTCCAGTTTGGCGATGGAACCGTATCCGCATCAAACCGAAGCTTTAACCGCATGGAAACACGCAGGGCGTCAAGGAGTTGTCGTTTTACCTACCGCAGCGGGAAAAACGTATTTAGCACAACTAGCGATCGCTTCTACTCCGCGTAGTACGCTGATTGTCGTTCCTACTCTCGATTTAATGCATCAGTGGTACGCGCAACTCTTAGCAGCATTTCCCGATGCAGAAGTGGGGTTACTCGGTGGCGGTTCGCGAGATAAATCGCCTTTATTAGTCGCAACGTACGATAGTGCAGCAATTCATGCGGAAGCTTTGGGAAACCGCTACGCATTGTTAATTTTTGATGAATGTCATCATTTACCTACCGATTTTAATCGCGCGATCGCCGAATATGCGATCGCACCCTATCGATTAGGATTAACTGCAACGCCCGAACGCAGCGATGGAAAGCATTCGGATTTAAACTACTTGATTGGAAACGAAGTTTATCGCCAAACTGCGGCTGAACTGGCGGGAAAGGCTTTAGCCAAACACGAGGTAGTACAAATCAAGGTGCAACTATCGCAACACGAACGCGATCGCTACAACGAATTAATTCGGTTACGCAATGCCTTTTTACAGCAAGCAAATATCAAGTTAGGGAACTTAAAAGGTTGGCAATTGTTTGTGCAAGCCAGCGCGCGTTCCACAGCGGGACGTCAAGCCATGTTAGCGCACCGCGAAGCGAAGGCGATCGCCTTGGGTACGGATGGTAAGTTACGCGTCTTGAGTAATTTACTTGCACAACATTATCCCGAACGCACGTTAATTTTTACCGCAGATAACGCAACGGTGTATCGCATTTCGCAAGAGTTTTTGATTCCAGCGATTACGCATCAAACTCCGATTAAGGAACGTCATGACATTCTCACGCGGTTTCGCGCAGGCGAATATCGCGCTTTAGTGGCTTCGCACGTTTTAAATGAAGGGGTGGATGTTCCCGCAGCGAGTGTGGCGATTATTCTTTCGGGTACGGGTTCGGCGCGCGAGTATATCCAACGCTTAGGGCGTGTCTTGCGGCGCGGTACAGAGGGAGAGAAGTTGGCTGTGTTATATGAGGTGGTGGCGGAGGATACTTCAGAGGAGGGAACTTCGGTGAGAAGAAGGGGTTTGGAGAACGAACCACAGAGACACAGAGGGCGCAGAGGAGAAGAAAAGGGAGGTTTGTTGGCGGCGGAATCTTCTGGTTTATATAAAGTTGATGTTGATAATGATGAGTAG
- a CDS encoding DUF790 family protein yields MLPTDLLTHRLNGESIVPKQLAIDDRNLELAAELIACFQESIGNSQGELNEKLQYFEGDSPDYRIKRGLAHLLKGLCEFEVVSPLEPQVLRERVFKVAAQTVPSTFNSQQTLNKLALQLTQELKREVIAEEIRVGLYADLAENRILTSFDAPTPEELLHRYNLSQVQGIFYKASHLTINAHRNVPGQYKLLFRYLKLFQLMAYIEGDAEHGFTITIDGPASLFSPSTRYGLAIAKLIPALLHVTKWSLSATLQFRDFYTNNWKTGRFSLDSECGLVSHYPPGKTYDSMLEASFVNRWEALNTNWVLEREVDLIPIPGSVMIPDFRLVHPDGRIFLLEIVGYWRPEYLQKKFSQVRRANCDNLILAISERLNLEKAGVKLNDCPARIVWFKDKLQPKSVLSLLE; encoded by the coding sequence ATGTTACCGACTGATTTACTCACGCATCGATTGAATGGCGAATCAATTGTTCCGAAGCAATTAGCGATTGACGATCGGAATTTAGAATTAGCAGCAGAGTTGATTGCTTGTTTCCAAGAATCAATTGGTAACTCTCAAGGCGAATTAAATGAAAAATTGCAATATTTTGAGGGTGATAGTCCTGATTATCGCATTAAGCGTGGATTAGCGCATTTATTGAAAGGTTTGTGTGAATTTGAAGTTGTTAGCCCCTTAGAACCTCAAGTTTTGCGCGAACGAGTCTTTAAGGTTGCGGCGCAAACAGTTCCTAGTACTTTTAATAGTCAACAAACTCTTAATAAGTTGGCATTACAACTCACGCAAGAGTTAAAACGGGAAGTTATTGCTGAGGAAATTCGTGTAGGATTGTATGCTGATTTAGCTGAAAATCGAATTCTAACTTCTTTTGATGCGCCTACGCCAGAGGAATTATTACATCGATATAACTTGTCTCAAGTGCAGGGAATTTTTTATAAGGCGAGTCATTTAACTATTAATGCACATCGCAATGTTCCTGGTCAATATAAGTTGTTATTTCGTTACTTGAAGTTATTTCAGTTAATGGCTTATATTGAAGGCGACGCGGAACACGGATTTACAATTACAATTGATGGACCTGCGAGTTTATTTAGTCCGAGTACGCGCTATGGACTAGCGATCGCTAAACTCATTCCCGCACTCTTACACGTTACTAAATGGAGTCTCAGCGCCACACTACAATTTCGTGACTTTTATACAAATAACTGGAAAACAGGTCGTTTTAGTCTCGATTCTGAATGCGGTTTAGTATCGCACTATCCACCAGGTAAAACATACGATAGTATGCTCGAAGCTTCCTTTGTAAATCGCTGGGAAGCATTAAACACAAATTGGGTTCTAGAACGCGAAGTTGATTTAATTCCAATTCCTGGTAGCGTCATGATTCCCGACTTTCGCTTGGTACATCCCGATGGCAGAATATTCTTATTAGAAATTGTCGGTTATTGGCGACCTGAATATTTACAAAAGAAGTTCTCTCAAGTGCGTAGAGCGAATTGCGATAATTTAATCTTAGCAATCTCTGAACGCTTAAATTTAGAAAAAGCTGGAGTAAAACTAAACGATTGCCCTGCAAGAATTGTGTGGTTTAAAGATAAATTACAACCCAAATCTGTATTATCTTTACTAGAATAA
- a CDS encoding ribonuclease catalytic domain-containing protein has protein sequence MEKGTLVEFRVQGDRRLGVVDRPDGKSRWIAVDERGSTHSLAPRQITYQVSGQTFQPGEIPQFLAEVQTYLDPASLEVAWELLVESGETVNPAQMATLLFAEQNPPQCYAAHCLLSDDKLYFKQKGDSYEPRSAAQVAERKHQIEVEVNRQREQQEFLARVAQAIKGETVEWSRQDRQRIEMLEKYATLLAEGVRSGVTPDSLARTYAPPASVVETMNTLGRAATPQAAFQLLVDLGIWSVHENLFLRRSQIAVQFPTKVLEVAQQRMDSPPPDVDQRLDLTHHKVYTIDDQSTSEIDDGISWELLPDRRQKVWIHIADPTRWLLPEDELDLDARRRGTTVYLPTGMIPMFPSILATGPMSLLQGKVCCALSFGVVLDESGAVQEYSIHPSLIKPTYRLTYEDVDEMLELGVEAEPEIAAIARLAQRRQQWRQSQGAISINLPEAIIKVQDDEITIKVLNDSPARQLVAEMMILAGEVAGHYAQVHKIALPFRGQPQPELPSDEELMQLPAGFARACAMRRCMPKSEMSITPTRHAGLGLATYTQATSPIRRYTDLLTHFQLKAHLRGETPPFSSEQIQELMLSVSTATQEATLVERQTNRYWGLEYLRRHPNQVWQALVLMWLREDSRLALILIEDLGLQLPMVFKRGVKIGEQVSVKVSYVDPRQDVLQFQEVTYSEAQQAAN, from the coding sequence GTGGAAAAGGGAACGCTAGTCGAATTTAGGGTACAAGGCGATCGCCGACTTGGAGTTGTCGATCGTCCTGATGGCAAATCACGCTGGATTGCTGTAGACGAACGCGGCTCAACGCATAGTCTAGCGCCGCGACAAATTACCTATCAAGTTTCCGGTCAAACCTTCCAACCAGGAGAAATTCCCCAGTTTTTGGCAGAAGTACAGACATACCTCGATCCTGCAAGCTTAGAAGTCGCCTGGGAATTGCTTGTAGAAAGCGGTGAAACCGTCAATCCTGCACAAATGGCGACACTGTTATTCGCTGAACAAAATCCGCCACAGTGTTATGCTGCCCACTGCTTGCTTTCAGATGATAAGCTCTACTTTAAGCAAAAGGGCGACAGCTACGAACCACGAAGCGCAGCGCAAGTCGCTGAACGAAAACACCAAATCGAAGTCGAAGTCAACCGCCAACGCGAACAACAAGAATTTCTCGCACGCGTTGCGCAAGCGATCAAAGGTGAAACAGTGGAATGGAGTCGCCAAGATCGCCAACGCATCGAGATGTTAGAAAAGTATGCGACACTACTAGCAGAAGGCGTGCGTTCCGGGGTAACTCCAGACTCGCTAGCGCGTACTTATGCCCCACCAGCTTCTGTGGTAGAAACCATGAATACTTTGGGACGTGCCGCTACGCCGCAAGCAGCTTTTCAGCTACTCGTAGATTTGGGGATCTGGAGTGTTCACGAAAATTTATTTCTAAGGCGCAGCCAAATTGCGGTTCAGTTCCCTACCAAGGTGTTAGAAGTGGCTCAACAGCGTATGGATTCTCCACCACCTGATGTCGATCAGCGCCTCGATTTAACTCATCATAAAGTTTACACAATTGACGACCAAAGTACGAGCGAAATTGATGACGGCATCAGTTGGGAATTGCTACCCGATCGACGTCAAAAGGTGTGGATTCATATTGCCGATCCGACGCGCTGGTTATTGCCAGAAGATGAACTTGATTTAGACGCACGGCGGCGGGGGACAACAGTGTATTTGCCAACGGGAATGATCCCGATGTTTCCCTCAATATTAGCAACAGGACCAATGAGTTTGTTGCAGGGAAAAGTTTGCTGTGCTTTAAGTTTTGGTGTTGTTTTAGATGAATCAGGCGCTGTACAAGAGTACAGTATTCATCCAAGTTTGATTAAACCGACGTATCGTCTAACGTACGAAGATGTAGACGAAATGTTGGAATTGGGGGTAGAAGCAGAACCGGAAATTGCCGCGATCGCGCGCTTAGCCCAACGTCGTCAACAGTGGCGGCAATCGCAAGGCGCAATTAGCATTAACTTACCCGAAGCTATTATCAAAGTTCAAGACGACGAGATTACGATCAAGGTCTTAAATGATTCTCCAGCGCGCCAGTTGGTCGCCGAGATGATGATCTTAGCAGGCGAAGTTGCAGGACATTACGCGCAAGTTCATAAAATTGCGTTGCCATTTCGCGGTCAACCACAACCCGAATTACCTTCAGATGAAGAGTTAATGCAATTACCCGCAGGCTTCGCGCGCGCTTGTGCAATGCGCCGCTGTATGCCTAAAAGCGAGATGAGTATTACACCCACGCGTCACGCCGGCTTAGGATTAGCAACTTATACGCAAGCGACTTCGCCAATTCGTCGCTACACAGATCTCCTCACGCATTTTCAACTAAAAGCCCACTTACGCGGTGAAACGCCTCCTTTTTCTAGCGAACAAATTCAAGAACTCATGTTAAGTGTATCGACCGCAACCCAAGAAGCGACATTGGTCGAACGACAAACTAACCGCTATTGGGGATTAGAATATCTACGTCGTCATCCTAATCAAGTTTGGCAAGCATTGGTACTGATGTGGCTGCGCGAAGATAGCCGTTTGGCACTGATTTTGATTGAAGACTTGGGATTGCAGTTACCAATGGTTTTCAAACGTGGCGTTAAAATAGGCGAACAGGTATCAGTAAAAGTCAGCTACGTCGATCCGCGTCAAGACGTGTTGCAGTTTCAGGAAGTCACTTATTCGGAAGCGCAACAGGCGGCTAATTAG
- the rpsR gene encoding 30S ribosomal protein S18, which translates to MSYFRRRLSPIKPQDPIDYKDIELLRKFITERGKILPRRITGLTAKQQRDLTVAIKRARILAMLPFINQEG; encoded by the coding sequence ATGAGTTACTTTCGTCGTCGTTTGTCACCGATTAAACCGCAAGATCCCATTGACTACAAAGATATCGAATTGCTGCGCAAGTTTATTACCGAACGCGGTAAAATTTTGCCACGCCGCATTACAGGATTAACTGCTAAGCAACAACGCGATCTCACAGTAGCAATCAAGCGGGCGCGTATCTTAGCAATGCTGCCTTTTATTAATCAAGAGGGATAA
- the rpmG gene encoding 50S ribosomal protein L33, protein MAKNKGVRITVTLECTECRTNPDKRSPGVSRYTTMKNRRNTTARLELKKFCPNCNRHTVHKEIK, encoded by the coding sequence ATGGCTAAGAATAAGGGTGTCCGGATTACTGTGACACTAGAATGCACAGAATGTCGCACTAACCCAGACAAGCGATCGCCTGGAGTTTCGCGCTATACCACAATGAAAAACCGTCGCAACACAACTGCAAGATTAGAACTGAAGAAGTTTTGCCCAAACTGCAACCGCCACACCGTTCACAAGGAAATTAAGTAA
- a CDS encoding RDD family protein, giving the protein MKTSPDYTRFPRVQMGRRAVAFAIDFLGVWLLSSLLGGRDRFSWAQAIVFLLAWYGTRVFVVARNHGQSLGRWALDMKVLDVELGKVPSLQALVLRESIVGLGAMLAAIAFNNFFTSAGNILLLLPLAIDCGMAFVDNTRSLAGHDRVARTIVASSLRGYSLDIKMKRFLAQAWQRILK; this is encoded by the coding sequence ATGAAGACTTCGCCAGACTATACCCGCTTTCCTCGGGTGCAAATGGGAAGACGCGCTGTAGCTTTTGCAATCGATTTTTTAGGCGTTTGGCTACTAAGCTCTTTATTGGGCGGACGCGATCGCTTTTCTTGGGCGCAGGCTATTGTGTTTTTATTAGCATGGTACGGTACGCGGGTTTTTGTTGTGGCTCGAAATCACGGACAAAGTCTTGGGCGCTGGGCGTTGGACATGAAGGTACTCGATGTAGAGTTGGGTAAAGTTCCAAGTTTACAAGCCTTAGTGCTCCGCGAAAGTATTGTGGGATTGGGTGCGATGCTTGCCGCGATCGCCTTTAATAATTTCTTCACGAGTGCCGGTAATATATTACTACTGCTACCGTTAGCAATCGACTGCGGTATGGCGTTTGTCGATAACACGCGATCGCTCGCCGGACATGACCGAGTTGCCCGTACAATTGTTGCTAGTTCGCTGCGCGGCTATTCACTCGACATCAAAATGAAACGTTTTCTTGCCCAAGCTTGGCAGCGTATTCTAAAATAA
- the glp gene encoding gephyrin-like molybdotransferase Glp, which yields MLPASQAEAMILDLVQPLDGKRHGEVVTLLTAIDRILAAPVVSQLDFPHWDNSAMDGYAVRYEDVKNSHAEQPVALEIVEEIRAGQAPKREIKPGQAARIFTGGVMPSGADTVVMQEHARQEGNRVMILAAPPEEKAFVRQGASYYQAGTPLLLPGIALQPPELAVLAAAQCTQIKVYRRPRVAILSTGDELITPDQPLQLGQIVDSNQYALAALVAQTGAEPLHLGIFPDKPHVLRRAISQAIATADVVLSSGGVSVGDYDFVEQILAELGATIHIRAVAVKPGKPLTFATFSASAATKHKPVLYFGLPGNPVSALVSFWRFVQPALRKLSGLAHSWGPMFVQARSQHDLKSDGQRETYLWGQLHLIDCAYEFHLAEGSHSSGNLINLAQTNGLAVIPVGQSAIAKGETVRVLQVGTPIIPLKHSKQD from the coding sequence ATGCTGCCAGCAAGCCAAGCAGAGGCAATGATTTTAGATTTGGTGCAACCCCTAGATGGAAAGCGGCATGGTGAGGTTGTAACACTTTTAACAGCAATTGACCGCATCCTGGCAGCACCAGTTGTGAGTCAGTTGGATTTTCCGCATTGGGATAATTCGGCAATGGATGGTTATGCGGTGCGTTACGAAGACGTCAAAAATAGTCATGCAGAGCAACCCGTTGCTTTAGAAATTGTCGAAGAAATCCGTGCAGGACAAGCACCAAAACGCGAGATCAAGCCAGGACAAGCCGCACGCATTTTTACAGGTGGGGTGATGCCATCGGGCGCAGATACCGTCGTCATGCAAGAACACGCGCGCCAGGAAGGCAATCGCGTCATGATTTTGGCAGCACCACCCGAAGAAAAAGCTTTTGTCCGTCAAGGAGCATCGTATTATCAAGCAGGAACGCCCCTGTTGTTGCCAGGAATTGCGCTCCAACCCCCAGAACTTGCAGTATTAGCAGCAGCACAGTGTACCCAAATCAAAGTTTATCGCCGCCCGCGCGTCGCAATTCTTTCGACGGGTGACGAATTAATTACCCCCGATCAGCCTTTACAACTCGGTCAAATCGTTGATTCTAATCAGTATGCTTTAGCCGCGCTCGTCGCGCAAACTGGTGCAGAACCATTGCACTTGGGCATTTTTCCTGACAAACCTCATGTTTTGCGCCGCGCAATTTCACAGGCGATCGCTACTGCTGATGTTGTCTTATCCTCTGGTGGTGTTTCGGTTGGTGACTACGACTTCGTCGAACAAATTCTTGCCGAGTTAGGCGCGACGATTCATATTCGTGCTGTTGCTGTTAAGCCAGGGAAACCCTTGACATTCGCGACATTTTCTGCATCGGCAGCGACTAAACATAAACCCGTATTGTATTTTGGTTTGCCTGGTAATCCGGTTTCTGCTTTAGTCAGCTTTTGGCGGTTTGTCCAGCCTGCTTTACGCAAGCTTTCCGGACTTGCCCACAGTTGGGGACCGATGTTTGTGCAAGCGCGATCGCAGCACGATTTAAAATCTGACGGTCAGCGCGAAACTTATCTTTGGGGACAACTCCACCTCATCGATTGTGCCTACGAGTTTCATTTAGCTGAAGGCAGCCACAGTTCAGGCAACTTAATTAACTTAGCACAAACCAACGGTCTCGCCGTTATTCCCGTCGGTCAATCGGCGATCGCCAAAGGCGAAACAGTCCGCGTGTTACAAGTCGGCACGCCTATAATTCCGCTAAAGCACAGTAAGCAAGATTAA
- a CDS encoding surface-adhesin E family protein gives MLKKFIVATASLVAIFYTNSASARQWIVLNSEPYLAVDVDSIKGTGDTRTFWSKLIYTQVSNSSSSISFSRPRTQSVMSLTYVDCASNKIGVLRQVEYDSKGNVLSDDDFSHLKVPRSLRSPVPDSLGEAELLYVCSLRTANGGRQTVSSSRTSNRAAVTSRNVSFPRKSCGDPFQSQGTYWPVFIDGGNLRQIRTHLCNDAFSIVRERGIKSVQVASFTSYERALSFAQQVGGTVGAATRYVNGRVVN, from the coding sequence ATGTTGAAAAAGTTTATAGTAGCTACGGCTTCTCTGGTAGCAATATTTTACACAAATTCTGCTTCAGCAAGGCAATGGATAGTGCTAAATTCTGAACCTTATCTTGCCGTGGATGTTGATAGCATTAAAGGAACAGGAGATACTAGAACTTTTTGGAGCAAGTTAATTTATACTCAAGTTTCCAACTCTAGCTCGTCTATTTCATTCAGCCGACCAAGAACTCAATCTGTAATGTCATTAACTTATGTTGATTGTGCAAGCAACAAAATAGGTGTATTAAGACAGGTTGAATACGATTCAAAAGGTAATGTATTAAGTGATGATGACTTCAGTCATCTCAAAGTACCACGTAGTTTACGTTCGCCTGTACCTGACAGTCTTGGTGAAGCAGAATTACTTTATGTTTGCAGTTTAAGAACGGCTAATGGTGGAAGACAAACTGTAAGTAGTTCTCGCACCAGTAATAGAGCAGCTGTCACTAGTAGAAACGTCTCATTTCCTCGTAAAAGCTGTGGAGATCCATTCCAGAGCCAAGGAACATATTGGCCAGTATTTATAGATGGAGGTAATCTCCGTCAAATTCGAACTCATCTATGTAATGATGCATTTTCGATTGTGAGAGAACGGGGTATTAAATCAGTTCAAGTAGCATCTTTTACGTCTTATGAACGCGCGTTGTCTTTCGCGCAACAAGTAGGCGGAACAGTAGGTGCAGCAACACGCTACGTGAATGGGCGGGTTGTCAATTAG